The Triticum aestivum cultivar Chinese Spring chromosome 3A, IWGSC CS RefSeq v2.1, whole genome shotgun sequence genome includes a region encoding these proteins:
- the LOC123060004 gene encoding kinesin-related protein 4 → MVLGGCGNGADGARSDQFNGGSSTGQRQQHGGRPLDWEDAIAKILDPKSALSAIDEVSKFRECQGRFGIRLAQEAAARMEPTQWWFQFGGDVPALQKCAMRICSQCVSSSGYERNWSAFALVHTKQRNRLLYDKLHKLVSVRYNLKIRAEEDQEKERDIDKEVDPSALLIDTTMFDETNPIMEWLNEDEEDPILDGADAASAVFEKIRRLNSSRNNSYVRTKANKKKRKRNHDEENEYVETDSEDDDNENEYVDNESEDDDGVSEDDEDDQQDQQETQMQVEEETQVQVEKETQASIGNLETRRSGRLVRKKTKEINSLYS, encoded by the exons ATGGTGCTCGGCGGCTGCGGCAACGGAGCTGATGGAGCACGATCCGACCAGTTCAACGGAGGCAGTAGCACGGGGCAGCGGCAGCAGCATGGAGGGCGTCCGCTTGACTGGGAAG ATGCGATAGCGAAGATATTAGATCCAAAGAGTGCTCTTTCAGCCATTGATGAAGTTAGTAAGTTTAGGGAGTGCCAAGGAAGGTTTGGAATCAGATTAGCACAAGAAGCTGCGGCGAGAATGGAGCCAA CCCAATGGTGGTTTCAATTTGGAGGGGATGTTCCTGCATTGCAGAAGTGTGCAATGAGAATTTGCTCACAATGTGTCTCATCTAGTGGGTATGAGAGGAACTGGAGCGCCTTTGCTTTGGTGCACACAAAGCAAAGAAATCGCCTTTTATATGACAAGCTCCACAAGCTAGTTTCTGTCCGCTACAACCTAAAG ATACGTGCTGAAGAAGatcaagagaaagagagagatataGATAAAGAGGTTGATCCAAGTGCATTGCTGATAGATACAACAATGTTCGATGAGACAAATCCAATAATGGAGTGGCTGAATGAGGATGAAGAGGATCCAATTTTGGATGGAGCCGATGCGGCCAGTGCTGTTTTTGAGAAAATAAGGCGCCTCAACTCAAGCAGGAACAATTCTTATGTTCGTACAAAGGCtaataagaagaaaagaaagaggaatCATGATGAGGAGAATGAGTATGTCGAAACTGACAGTGAGGATGACGACAACGAGAATGAATATGTTGATAATGAGAGTGAGGATGATGATGGGGTgagtgaggatgatgaggatgatcaACAAGATCAGCAAGAAACACAAATGCAAGTGGAAGAAGAGACACAAGTACAAGTTGAAAAGGAGACACAAGCAAGCATTGGCAATTTGGAGACTCGTAGATCTGGACGACTAGTTAGGAAGAAGACCAAGGAAATCAACAGCCTCTACTCGTAG